TTCACTTGAATACAGCAATGAATGCAAATCTGCCCACACGTGAGATGACGTGATGTTGATGTGAAAGCCATTGACCTTCTTGTTGTCTTCATTAAGAACCAGCAACAAGGCCTGTAACCCACTCAGCTTGGATTCAAAGTCAGAGAGTTTGCTGACCACAAGTCCCGAATACTGTTCGATGAACGCATTTTGAACTTTGCTTATTGTTCGAATATTTACAAATTGATAAACAAACACCATGGCCATCGAAATCAATGCCACAAAAATCCCCAGACCGAATGCCATGGCCTGAAATCGGTTGCGGTAGCTTATCTTCATGCGCCACCCAACGAAAACCTCTTCAGGTCTCTTAACGCAGTTGCCATCATCCCTTGCCCCAAAAACCTTGTCACCGACAAACCGCTATTGTTATTTTCATTTATGTTAAACAGCATAGACCGAAATGTGCCGCAAATCACCTACCGCATTGGGTAAACCTTCGTAGAAAAAACCAAGCGAAAACCCTTAACGAATCCAGCACAATTGTTTCAGATGTAATCAAATTACTCACAAAGAGAAACTCGACTACCCCCCACCACCTAGGGAAATCCCCATTCGAGTGAATCACATCCCAACTCAAGATGTAGAAACTGAAGGGGTAGGAGGTTCAACATGGAAACGTTTTTAAAAATCACCCTGTGTTACCTGGCCGTTGTGCCTGATTCAGTTTCAGAAATGTATTTGTTTTACCTCGATATGGAGCATTGGGCCATGCGTGTTGGATTCGGATTCAACGCGGTTTATTTGTTACCTGAACACCTTGGTTTTTAGAAGGAAACGCCATGCAAACACATCTGTTGCAAAAAAATATTCGCCTGGTGAAAGGTATTCAATACCAGTCGCAACAACCCGTGATGCGCTTCGAAGAACCACAGGATTTGCAGAATACGCTTCAAAATGTAATTGCTGGACTGTCTCTTTTCAGGGAAGAATTGCTGAATGGTCGCAACGCCAGGGAGGTACTTCAGACACTCAGCCAGTTAAAACTGTGGCTGCGAGACAAACCTTTGATTTCAGGAATGGTTCTCGGCAAAATTGAAACACTCGAGAACATGATCGGCACCACATATTCGCACCCTGTAATCAATCAGGACAGCATTATCCTGTCCTCCAGCTGTCCACAGGCAGAAATTGTTGATAGCCTTGAAATGTGCCAGCACATATTTTTCATGGAAATGGCAATCAATAACACCTTACTCATATAAATTGAGCGTCTGAGTTATCCATATTGAGCAGCATGAAAACCAACATTGAACTCCCGGGATTTGACACACAAGACGCCTTGGACAAATTCGGAGGAGACCGGGTTTTGTTGATCAAGTATGTGTCGTTGATGATCAAGGACTTGGATAAACGCCTGCCATTATTGGGATCAATGTTGAATAACCATGATTTTGAAAATGCCAAAATAGAACTGCATACGATGCGCGGAACAGCCTCTGCATTGTCCGCGACGCATTTGATTTCACTTTGCCTTGAATGTGAGAAGAGTTGCCAACAAAAACTTGACCAACAATCGCTCCATATCTACATGGAACTCAAGTGTGCTGTTGATTTAATCAGACAGGCCATTTAACCGCCCCCCTTATAACAGGGGGGAGTACCCAAATGATGGGGGTTTTAATACAGCAATAAAATTAAAATACCGCAAAGAAGATGGCTCACTTAATCTTGTTGTGGAAATGGTCTATGAAAATTCTGTATGTCGAAGACGATGAACATATTCAATGGCTTACAGGCACCCTACTGACCACACTGGATCATGAAATTACTGAGGCAGCAAACGCCGCGCAGGCCTGGAGTTTACTGGAACAAAACCCCAAACAATTCGACTGTCTGATACTGGACAAAAATCTGCCTGAATGTTCCGGACTGGATTTGTTGAAGGCGATTCGTTCTTCCGCCTGGCACTATGACATTCCCGTGATCATGTTGACCGCGGAAGCTGGAAACAATGGCCTGATTGAATGCCTTGAGGGTGGAGTCAGCCTTTACTTGAGCAAACCCGCCACGCGTGAATTATTGAAAGCAGCACTTGAACAACTTCAGGGTGAAAACAGAAAACGTCTTGGCTTGCTAAACCTTAGCAATCAATTTTCAAGTGCAGTATCGAACCTGACAGAGGGATATTTCAGAATTCAAAACCCCAGTCAGGCAAAAAGTCTGGCCTTTTTGCTTAGCCAACAAACACAAAATCCTGACCGAACCTATCTTGGTATCCTGGAAGTTCTTGTCAATTCAATTGAGCACGGAAACATTCGGTTCAACAATTCGCAGCTTAAAAATCAACTCGGCAAGAGCGACCTTCACGCGCAACTCGACTCATTAAGCAAACAACCACCTTTCTGTGAAAAGTGGGTTGACGTCCGCCTGTCTTCAGATGATTTCATTACACGAATTGAGGTCCGCGATCAGGGTATTGGTTTTGACTGGAAAAGAACATTGTCACAAAACCAAGGCAACAGGTCGTTGGGCGATATTCACGGCATGCACAGAATCCTGAATGCAGGGTTTCTCGATTTTCATTACCTCGACGGTGGATGTACGGCAGTGATCGTCATAAAAAAAACACCGTCAAAGAATGGGATCAAGCCTGAAAACAACACCGACTCTGTGGCACTTTCCGACCCATTTGAACCCGCTTCCACCAGCAAGCCCCAAGAAACTGCAGAGCGATTGGAAAAAAAGTCGCCCCGAACCGTTGAATACAAGGTTACAAATGGCGATCTGTTCAACTGCTCCAACGGGGAACTTCTCAAGGCAATTAACCAGATTACATCCGGATTTATTGCATCCAACGACTTTGGCAAGTTCTTCGAATTGACTCTCGACGTGATTTTATCGGTGACGGGAAGCGAGTATGGATTTTTATCCGAGCTGATGCATGACGAGAATGAAAGCCCCTACATGAGGGCCTATGCCATTTCAAACATTGCTTGGGATGAACACAGTCAAGAACGATACGAATGCTTCACCAGAGAGGGTCACATGGACTTTCATGCGATGGACAACCTCTTTGGATCCGTGTTGCTCAGCGGTGAACCCTTGATTGCCAATCATACGAAAACCCACTACAGCGCTGGCGGCTTTCCGAAGGGACATCGAAACATGGAGGCCTTCCTGGGCATACCATTGATGGGTTCAGGCAAGGTATTGGGAATGGTGGCCATTGCCAACAGACCCGGTGGTTATCATCCAGAAATGATTGAATGGCTTGAACCGGTCCGTTCAACCTTGAGCAGCATCATTATCAGCATGCGCAATGAGCGGCACCGACTGATGATCGAAAAACAATTGAAAGAAGCCAAGGAAATTGCAGAACGCGCCAATGATGCGAAAAGCTTTTTTCTGGCCACAATCAGTCATGAAATTCGCACTCCAATGAATGCCATTGTGGGCATGTCTGAACTTTTGATGAACTCACCTTTAACTACTTCCCAAACCTATTTTGCCAAGGTCATCAACAGGAACACAGAGCTTCTGCTTTCCATCATCAATGATGTGCTGAACCTGTCAAAAATCAAGGCCGGTAAAATGAAAGTGATTGAGGGGGATTTTGATCTCGAAGAAGTGTTATCGGAGGTCGCTGAAATACTGGGGCACAGCGCCACGGAG
The nucleotide sequence above comes from Limnobacter thiooxidans. Encoded proteins:
- a CDS encoding Hpt domain-containing protein codes for the protein MKTNIELPGFDTQDALDKFGGDRVLLIKYVSLMIKDLDKRLPLLGSMLNNHDFENAKIELHTMRGTASALSATHLISLCLECEKSCQQKLDQQSLHIYMELKCAVDLIRQAI
- a CDS encoding response regulator; translated protein: MKILYVEDDEHIQWLTGTLLTTLDHEITEAANAAQAWSLLEQNPKQFDCLILDKNLPECSGLDLLKAIRSSAWHYDIPVIMLTAEAGNNGLIECLEGGVSLYLSKPATRELLKAALEQLQGENRKRLGLLNLSNQFSSAVSNLTEGYFRIQNPSQAKSLAFLLSQQTQNPDRTYLGILEVLVNSIEHGNIRFNNSQLKNQLGKSDLHAQLDSLSKQPPFCEKWVDVRLSSDDFITRIEVRDQGIGFDWKRTLSQNQGNRSLGDIHGMHRILNAGFLDFHYLDGGCTAVIVIKKTPSKNGIKPENNTDSVALSDPFEPASTSKPQETAERLEKKSPRTVEYKVTNGDLFNCSNGELLKAINQITSGFIASNDFGKFFELTLDVILSVTGSEYGFLSELMHDENESPYMRAYAISNIAWDEHSQERYECFTREGHMDFHAMDNLFGSVLLSGEPLIANHTKTHYSAGGFPKGHRNMEAFLGIPLMGSGKVLGMVAIANRPGGYHPEMIEWLEPVRSTLSSIIISMRNERHRLMIEKQLKEAKEIAERANDAKSFFLATISHEIRTPMNAIVGMSELLMNSPLTTSQTYFAKVINRNTELLLSIINDVLNLSKIKAGKMKVIEGDFDLEEVLSEVAEILGHSATEKNLGLIMSYPLQLPRKLHGDAAKIKQILINLVNNAIKFTDKGHVLVSVSTPERSRICIDIQDTGIGISEESIPQLFSPFHQVDQTASREHGGTGLGLAISQKFAQLLEGHIRIQSQKGIGSTFSFEFPIKTTEEINSSRHTNIKDLEVCFITSSKEVQRLAQCHMRQYQGVKVHVCETAHTAAIEQNHSCANERRLILIEQNHPGLRYQSNRQERIQTGFDVFAAHGNADCSETNDGFHQSNILGVVSKHFGFESFDQTLSQIVGKLNGQETDNPGELNTIDQGKVLNELGLDGLSGTSAPPNILLVEDNPINQDVASLVLTQMGCLVDVAFNGIQALEKYARHTYDLILMDCQMPVMDGLTATAKIRELEQARNAERTPIVAITANALPTDRASCINAGMDDYLAKPFKRSQVKDILKKFLIPASGEQGKAVSAIEILQNCEDPVFDANLMREITHDNWELLNKIILKYRSSLPGQIEQLSKLIADGETSALCAELHRMRGSAVGTGFGLFAAYLKAIETDVRSGRSRDTAKTVEQLNEHFKAIMAFSISENRHPA